One Phoenix dactylifera cultivar Barhee BC4 chromosome 8, palm_55x_up_171113_PBpolish2nd_filt_p, whole genome shotgun sequence genomic window carries:
- the LOC103708647 gene encoding MADS-box transcription factor 3 isoform X2, with protein sequence MGRGKIEIKRIENTTNRQVTFCKRRNGLLKKAYELSVLCDAEVALIVFSSRGRLYEYANNSVKATIERYKKACTDTSNPGSVFEANSQYYQQESTKLRQQIINLQNSNRNLMGESLGSMNLRDLKQLEGRLEKGINKIRTKKNELLFAEIEYMQKREMELQNDNMYLRNKIAENERTQQQMNMLHPTTEYEVMAPYDSRNFLQVNLMQSNQHYPHQQQTALQLG encoded by the exons ATGGGCCGGGGAAAGATCGAGATCAAGAGGATAGAGAACACGACGAACCGGCAGGTGACCTTCTGCAAGCGCCGCAACGGCCTGCTCAAAAAGGCCTACGAGTTGTCCGTGCTCTGCGACGCGGAGGTCGCCCTTATCGTCTTCTCGAGCCGCGGCCGCCTCTACGAGTACGCCAACAACAG TGTGAAAGCTACCATCGAGAGGTATAAAAAAGCATGCACTGATACCTCCAACCCTGGATCTGTTTTTGAAGCTAATTCCCAG TATTATCAACAAGAATCAACAAAACTGCGCCAGCAAATAATCAACCTTCAGAATTCAAACAG GAATTTGATGGGAGAGTCTCTTGGCTCTATGAACCTTAGGGACCTGAAGCAACTGGAGGGTAGGTTGGAAAAGGGCATAAACAAAATAAGAACTAAAAAG AATGAGTTGCTGTTTGCTGAAATTGAATACATGCAGAAAAGG GAGATGGAGCTGCAAAATGACAACATGTACCTAAGGAacaag ATTGCTGAGAACGAGAGAACACAGCAACAGATGAATATGTTACACCCGACAACTGAATATGAAGTCATGGCTCCATATGATTCAAGGAACTTCCTTCAAGTGAATCTCATGCAAAGCAATCAGCATTACCCTCATCAGCAGCAGACAGCTCTCCAACTGGG ATGA
- the LOC103708647 gene encoding agamous-like MADS-box protein MADS1 isoform X1 → MGRGKIEIKRIENTTNRQVTFCKRRNGLLKKAYELSVLCDAEVALIVFSSRGRLYEYANNSVKATIERYKKACTDTSNPGSVFEANSQYYQQESTKLRQQIINLQNSNRNLMGESLGSMNLRDLKQLEGRLEKGINKIRTKKNELLFAEIEYMQKREMELQNDNMYLRNKIAENERTQQQMNMLHPTTEYEVMAPYDSRNFLQVNLMQSNQHYPHQQQTALQLGYGPFLHHQIS, encoded by the exons ATGGGCCGGGGAAAGATCGAGATCAAGAGGATAGAGAACACGACGAACCGGCAGGTGACCTTCTGCAAGCGCCGCAACGGCCTGCTCAAAAAGGCCTACGAGTTGTCCGTGCTCTGCGACGCGGAGGTCGCCCTTATCGTCTTCTCGAGCCGCGGCCGCCTCTACGAGTACGCCAACAACAG TGTGAAAGCTACCATCGAGAGGTATAAAAAAGCATGCACTGATACCTCCAACCCTGGATCTGTTTTTGAAGCTAATTCCCAG TATTATCAACAAGAATCAACAAAACTGCGCCAGCAAATAATCAACCTTCAGAATTCAAACAG GAATTTGATGGGAGAGTCTCTTGGCTCTATGAACCTTAGGGACCTGAAGCAACTGGAGGGTAGGTTGGAAAAGGGCATAAACAAAATAAGAACTAAAAAG AATGAGTTGCTGTTTGCTGAAATTGAATACATGCAGAAAAGG GAGATGGAGCTGCAAAATGACAACATGTACCTAAGGAacaag ATTGCTGAGAACGAGAGAACACAGCAACAGATGAATATGTTACACCCGACAACTGAATATGAAGTCATGGCTCCATATGATTCAAGGAACTTCCTTCAAGTGAATCTCATGCAAAGCAATCAGCATTACCCTCATCAGCAGCAGACAGCTCTCCAACTGGGGTACGGACCTTTCCTGCATCACCAAATTTCATAG
- the LOC103711026 gene encoding heat stress transcription factor C-2b-like has translation MEDGSSNGGVQVASPFVVKTYRMVNDPATDSVISWGKDNNSFVVADPFVFSQTLLSAHFKHNNFSSFIRQLNTYGFRKVDPDRWEFAHASFLRGQTHLLPRIVRRKSSNSKGGGREGGGRGEEEEEEEEERVAMEVVRLKEEQRKIEEKVQRMRRRVQETERRPQQMLAFLVKVAGDPLVLHRFMGTSEGGKKRARLRLEGNRGELEAAPVEVGMDGRFQSLPVEFDGGFLAVDGVDSFFNTVDSVGVYGSPASGVGGVEVGRGGPYPYSFLDGNGF, from the exons atggaagacggCAGCAGTAACGGAGGCGTCCAGGTGGCCTCTCCCTTCGTAGTGAAGACGTACAGGATGGTGAACGACCCGGCGACGGACTCCGTGATCTCATGGGGGAAGGACAACAACAGCTTCGTGGTGGCCGACCCCTTCGTCTTCTCCCAGACCCTCCTCTCCGCCCACTTCAAGCACAACAACTTCTCTAGCTTCATCCGCCAGCTCAACACCTAT GGGTTTCGGAAGGTGGATCCGGATCGATGGGAGTTCGCCCATGCATCGTTTCTCAGAGGACAAACGCATCTTCTCCCGCGAATCGTCCGGCGGAAGAGTAGCAACTCGAAGGGCGGCGGCAGAGAAGGAGGGggaaggggggaggaggaggaggaggaggaggaggagagggtggCGATGGAGGTGGTAAGGCTGAAGGAGGAGCAGAGGAAGATCGAAGAGAAGGTGCAGCGGATGCGGCGGCGGGTGCAGGAGACGGAGCGCCGGCCGCAGCAGATGCTGGCGTTCTTGGTGAAGGTGGCGGGGGACCCGCTCGTGCTCCACCGTTTTATGGGGACGAGCGAGGGAGGGAAGAAGAGGGCCAGGCTTCGGCTGGAGGGGAACAGGGGAGAGTTGGAGGCGGCGCCGGTGGAGGTGGGGATGGACGGCCGTTTTCAGTCGCTTCCGGTTGAGTTCGATGGGGGTTTCCTCGCTGTGGATGGCGTGGACTCGTTCTTCAACACCGTTGACTCGGTGGGAGTTTACGGCAGTCCGGCGTCCGGTGTCGGAGGGGTGGAGGTGGGCCGTGGAGGGCCTTATCCTTACTCTTTCCTGGACGGGAATGGGTTTTAA
- the LOC103708634 gene encoding trifunctional UDP-glucose 4,6-dehydratase/UDP-4-keto-6-deoxy-D-glucose 3,5-epimerase/UDP-4-keto-L-rhamnose-reductase RHM1, whose protein sequence is MAAHTPKNILITGAAGFIASHVANRLIRNYPDYKIVVLDKLDYCSNLNNFLPSRSSPNFKFVKGDIASADLVNFLLITESIDTIMHFAAQTHVDNSFGNSFEFTKNNIYGTHVLLEACKLTGQIRRFIHVSTDEVYGETDEDAVVGNHEASQLLPTNPYSATKAGAEMLVMAYGRSYGLPVITTRGNNVYGPNQFPEKLIPKFLLLAMRGQPLPIHGDGSNVRSYLYCEDVAEAFEVILHQGEVGHVYNIGTKKERRVIDVAKDICKLFSLDPDEVIKFVDNRPFNDQRYFLDDQKLKNLGWSERTTWEEGLKKTMEWYTANPDWWGDVSGALLPHPRMLMMPGIGRQFDGSENTKNMVSQITNTFSPMKMAIPASKNTGGSSLKPSLKFLIYGRTGWIGGLLGKICEKQGIPFVYGKGRLEERFSLISDIQTAKPTHVFNAAGVTGRPNVDWCESHKPETIRTNVVGTLTLADICREHGLLMMNYATGCIFEYDAVHPEGSGIGFREEDKPNFIGSFYSKTKAMVEELLKEYDNVCTLRVRMPISSDLNNPRNFITKISRYNKVVNIPNSMTVLDELLPISVEMAKRNCRGIWNFTNPGVISHNEILEMYKTYMDSSFKWVNFTLEEQAKVIVAPRSNNEMDASKLKNEFPELLSIKDSLIKYVFEPNRKVPVGVAKSSFE, encoded by the exons ATGGCGGCACATACACCTAAAAACATCCTCATCACTGGGGCGGCTGGCTTTATTGCGTCACATGTTGCCAACCGCCTCATCCGAAACTACCCCGATTACAAGATTGTGGTTCTTGATAAGCTTGACTACTGCTCTAATCTGAACAATTTCCTTCCTTCCCGTTCATCGCCCAACTTCAAGTTTGTCAAAGGTGATATTGCAAGTGCAGACCTCGTCAACTTCCTCCTCATCACTGAGTCCATTGATACCATTATGCACTTTGCGGCTCAGACGCATGTTGACAACTCCTTTGGCAACTCTTTTGAGTTCACAAAGAACAACATCTATGGTACCCATGTGCTCCTTGAGGCCTGCAAGCTCACTGGCCAGATCAGAAGGTTCATCCATGTTAGCACAGATGAGGTCTATGGTGAGACTGATGAGGATGCTGTGGTTGGAAATCATGAGGCATCTCAGCTGCTCCCAACAAACCCATATTCTGCTACCAAAGCTGGGGCTGAGATGCTTGTTATGGCATATGGAAGATCCTATGGTCTGCCTGTTATTACCACACGGGGAAACAACGTATATGGGCCCAATCAGTTTCCTGAGAAGCTTATTCCTAAGTTTCTCCTCTTGGCTATGAGAGGACAGCCGCTCCCAATTCATGGAGATGGATCTAATGTGAGGAGCTATCTCTACTGCGAGGATGTTGCAGAGGCATTTGAGGTCATCCTTCACCAGGGAGAAGTCGGGCATGTTTATAATATCGGgacaaagaaagagaggagggtgATTGATGTTGCGAAGGATATTTGTAAGCTTTTCTCATTGGACCCTGACGAAGTTATCAAGTTTGTGGACAATAGGCCCTTCAATGATCAAAGGTACTTTCTGGATGATCAGAAGCTGAAGAATTTGGGGTGGTCAGAGAGGACAACATGGGAAGAGGGCTTGAAAAAGACGATGGAATGGTATACAGCCAATCCTGATTGGTGGGGTGATGTCTCTGGTGCACTGTTGCCTCATCCAAGGATGCTGATGATGCCTGGAATTGGAAGACAATTTGATGGTTCTGAAAATACCAAGAACATGGTCTCCCAGATAACTAATACTTTTAGTCCGATGAAGATGGCAATTCCTGCTTCAAAGAACACTGGTGGTTCATCGCTGAAGCCATCTTTGAAGTTCTTGATTtatggaaggactggatggattGGTGGCCTTCTTGGGAAGATATGTGAGAAGCAAGGTATACCATTTGTGTATGGAAAGGGTCGCCTGGAAGAGCGTTTCTCGCTCATTTCGGATATTCAAACTGCAAAGCCAACACATGTTTTTAATGCTGCTGGTGTGACCGGAAGACCTAATGTTGACTGGTGTGAGTCTCACAAGCCTGAGACGATTCGAACCAATGTCGTGGGTACTTTGACTCTAGCTGATATTTGCAGGGAGCATGGGTTGTTAATGATGAATTATGCTACTGGGTGTATATTTGAGTATGATGCAGTACATCCAGAAGGGTCAGGCATTGGCTTCAGGGAGGAAGACAAGCCAAATTTTATTGGATCATTTTATTCAAAGACTAAAGCAATG GTTGAAGAACTTTTGAAAGAATACGACAACGTTTGCACTCTAAGAGTCCGCATGCCAATATCTTCTGATCTTAATAATCCACGCAACTTCATTACAAAGATCTCTCGCTATAACAAAGTGGTGAACATTCCAAACAGCATGACTGTCTTAGACGAGCTTCTACCAATATCAGTGGAGATGGCAAAGAGAAACTGTAGGGGCATATGGAATTTCACCAATCCTGGTGTCATCAGCCATAATGAGATCTTAGAGATGTACAAGACCTATATGGATTCTAGCTTTAAGTGGGTCAATTTTACACTTGAAGAGCAGGCCAAAGTTATTGTTGCACCTCGAAGCAACAATGAGATGGATGCGTCAAAGCTGAAGAATGAGTTTCCTGAATTGCTGTCCATCAAAGATTCACTTATTAAGTATGTTTTTGAACCTAACAGGAAGGTTCCTGTAGGTGTAGCTAAGTCAAGCTTTGAGTGA
- the LOC103708619 gene encoding uncharacterized protein LOC103708619 isoform X2: MSSNVMGGHKPTKPFHDTQRWRAVALASLVLVLVTSTIIIKGKPSSPSGVSNLKSNSFHTSIQFQPSVEFMNGTNLIWQIPKSPKAVLFLAHGCNGQAANFWDKSPSCQNCVGLPEERLIVLHALERRFAVLSVSSLGRCWSFGKEKENVKWIIKWWIEKNKLEKLPVTALGASSGGYFVSALAAEIKFSSITIMIAEGRFDSMAIPESYPPTLFVHMPKDRIRAELILMNMEALRQKGIPVKEIRCMQFPLAPELLSDKIPGLDQTLSVRLFKVFHEKGFIDKNGYMRNDGRAIPWKQALMQRNLLLKKHELVKHIEEELNLAFAYHEMTSLQSDDIFDWFESHMN, encoded by the exons ATGTCCAG TAATGTGATGGGAGGGCACAAACCAACCAAGCCATTCCATGACACCCAGAGATGGAGAGCAGTTGCTCTGGCATCCTTAGTTCTGGTTTTGGTTACTTCCACAATAATTATTAAAGGAAAACCCAGCTCCCCATCTGGTGTTTCAAATCTAAAATCGAATAGCTTTCATACTTCTATCCAGTTCCAGCCTTCTGTGGAGTTCATGAATGGTACCAATTTGATATGGCAAATACCCAAGTCACCCAAGGCTGTTCTTTTCCTAGCTCATGGCTGCAATGGCCAAGCTGCCAACTTTTGGGACAAGTCTCCTAGCTGCCAAAATTGTGTCGGATTGCCTGAAGAGAGGCTCATCGTGCTCCATGCTCTTGAACGAAGATTTGCAGTCCTATCGGTATCTAGTTTGGGAAGATGCTGGTCCTTtgggaaggagaaagaaaacGTCAAATGGATTATTAAATGGTGGATTGAAAAAAATAAGCTCGAGAAGCTCCCTGTTACAGCACTTGGGGCATCTTCTGGTGGTTATTTTGTTTCTGCACTTGCTGCTGAGATAAAATTTAGCAGCATTACGATTATGATTGCAGAAGGGCGGTTTGATTCTATGGCGATACCAGAAAGCTACCCACCCACCCTTTTTGTCCACATGCCTAAGGACCGCATCAGAGCGGAGTTGATACTAATGAACATGGAAGCTCTAAGGCAGAAGGGAATTCCTGTCAAAGAGATTAGATGCATGCAGTTTCCTTTAGCTCCAGAGCTATTATCTGATAAAATTCCAGGGTTAGACCAGACCTTGTCTGTTAGGTTGTTTAAGGTTTTCCATGAGAAAGGATTCATCGACAAGAATGGATACATGAGGAATGATGGGCGGGCCATTCCATGGAAGCAAGCTCTTATGCAAAGGAATTTGTTACTGAAGAAGCATGAATTGGTCAAGCACATTGAAGAGGAGCTAAATCTTGCATTTGCATACCATGAGATGACCAGTTTGCAGTCAGATGATATTTTTGACTGGTTTGAGTCTCACATGAATTGA
- the LOC103708619 gene encoding uncharacterized protein LOC103708619 isoform X1 produces MSSFSNVMGGHKPTKPFHDTQRWRAVALASLVLVLVTSTIIIKGKPSSPSGVSNLKSNSFHTSIQFQPSVEFMNGTNLIWQIPKSPKAVLFLAHGCNGQAANFWDKSPSCQNCVGLPEERLIVLHALERRFAVLSVSSLGRCWSFGKEKENVKWIIKWWIEKNKLEKLPVTALGASSGGYFVSALAAEIKFSSITIMIAEGRFDSMAIPESYPPTLFVHMPKDRIRAELILMNMEALRQKGIPVKEIRCMQFPLAPELLSDKIPGLDQTLSVRLFKVFHEKGFIDKNGYMRNDGRAIPWKQALMQRNLLLKKHELVKHIEEELNLAFAYHEMTSLQSDDIFDWFESHMN; encoded by the exons ATGTCCAG TTTCAGTAATGTGATGGGAGGGCACAAACCAACCAAGCCATTCCATGACACCCAGAGATGGAGAGCAGTTGCTCTGGCATCCTTAGTTCTGGTTTTGGTTACTTCCACAATAATTATTAAAGGAAAACCCAGCTCCCCATCTGGTGTTTCAAATCTAAAATCGAATAGCTTTCATACTTCTATCCAGTTCCAGCCTTCTGTGGAGTTCATGAATGGTACCAATTTGATATGGCAAATACCCAAGTCACCCAAGGCTGTTCTTTTCCTAGCTCATGGCTGCAATGGCCAAGCTGCCAACTTTTGGGACAAGTCTCCTAGCTGCCAAAATTGTGTCGGATTGCCTGAAGAGAGGCTCATCGTGCTCCATGCTCTTGAACGAAGATTTGCAGTCCTATCGGTATCTAGTTTGGGAAGATGCTGGTCCTTtgggaaggagaaagaaaacGTCAAATGGATTATTAAATGGTGGATTGAAAAAAATAAGCTCGAGAAGCTCCCTGTTACAGCACTTGGGGCATCTTCTGGTGGTTATTTTGTTTCTGCACTTGCTGCTGAGATAAAATTTAGCAGCATTACGATTATGATTGCAGAAGGGCGGTTTGATTCTATGGCGATACCAGAAAGCTACCCACCCACCCTTTTTGTCCACATGCCTAAGGACCGCATCAGAGCGGAGTTGATACTAATGAACATGGAAGCTCTAAGGCAGAAGGGAATTCCTGTCAAAGAGATTAGATGCATGCAGTTTCCTTTAGCTCCAGAGCTATTATCTGATAAAATTCCAGGGTTAGACCAGACCTTGTCTGTTAGGTTGTTTAAGGTTTTCCATGAGAAAGGATTCATCGACAAGAATGGATACATGAGGAATGATGGGCGGGCCATTCCATGGAAGCAAGCTCTTATGCAAAGGAATTTGTTACTGAAGAAGCATGAATTGGTCAAGCACATTGAAGAGGAGCTAAATCTTGCATTTGCATACCATGAGATGACCAGTTTGCAGTCAGATGATATTTTTGACTGGTTTGAGTCTCACATGAATTGA
- the LOC103708613 gene encoding vegetative cell wall protein gp1 isoform X1: MESGHLRRSKRIGSISLDGMQENIKCHPTTPCPALPAAFMFMNAILSFQSPLPVCIYRHGHSTASLQDLVSSTFIFVPSFFPLFAARLIEMERESKAKAHLMSFLLAGLVFQTVITPVVSRSLEEFSDQKNYYSTPHSRTPKHPHKEPTSCSTPSNGGPSTPSHGAGGGHGLPTPSHGSGCGHGSPSPSQGGEGSYGSPPPSQGGGGGGGGGHASPPPSHGSGGSYDTPSPSRGSGGYHNAPPYSGGHSSPAIIPPSSPPMVVPPVTPSPGNGGSFGTPTPRSSGGSPPPFPVVQSPVTPPVSGGIYGTPTPSHGSGGYYNSPPTPSSGGSPAIIPSPPSPMVESPVTPPGSTGGGYGTPTPSHGSGGSYNSPPTPSSGGSPAIIPSAPSPVVESPITPPGSGGGCGAPTPSHGSGGYYNSPPTPSNDCYNSPPSSPTIEPPVTPTPTIPDITPPSPLIPDPNSHPSFTGTCNYWRTHPEAILTVLGYLGNISQLFGAACGLAFGRDLSLPEALANTRADGIGALYREGTASLLNSLADRRFPFTTQQVTDAFAAAVTSDEAAATQAELFKQANEGRLKF, from the exons atGGAATCTGGCCACTTAAGGAGGTCCAAGCGGATCGGTAGTATTTCGTTGGATGGTATGCAGGAAAATATTAAATGTCACCCAACAACTCCCTGTCCTGCCCTACCGGCAGCATTTATGTTCATGAATGCAATACTATCCTTCCAATCGCCCCTTCCTGTGTGTATTTATAGGCATGGCCACTCAACCGCGTCGTTGCAGGATCTTGTCTCCAGTACTTTCATTtttgttccttctttcttccctttgtttgcAGCAAGATTGATAGAAATGGAGAGGGAGAGTAAGGCGAAGGCTCATCTCATGAGTTTTCTATTAGCAGGTTTAGTTTTCCAGACTGTGATCACTCCGGTTGTGTCTCGGAGCCTTGAGGAATTCTCAGACCAGAAGAACTACTACTCCACCCCACATAGTAGGACTCCGAAAc ACCCACATAAGGAACCGACATCATGTTCGACTCCATCAAATGGTGGCCCATCGACTCCCTCTCATGGAGCCGGAGGCGGCCATGGCTTGCCAACACCATCACATGGAAGCGGATGCGGCCATGGGTCACCATCGCCGTCACAAGGAGGTGAAGGCAGCTATGGGTCTCCGCCACCGTCACaaggaggcggaggcggaggcggaggcggccaCGCATCGCCACCGCCATCACATGGAAGCGGAGGTAGCTACGATACACCATCACCTTCGCGTGGGAGTGGCGGCTACCACAATGCGCCACCATACAGTGGCGGCCATTCCTCGCCAGCAATAATTCCTCCTTCGTCTCCCCCTATGGTTGTGCCACCCGTCACCCCATCACCAGGAAATGGAGGGAGCTTTGGTACACCAACACCTCGAAGCAGTGGTGGCTCGCCGCCGCCCTTCCCTGTGGTTCAGTCACCAGTCACACCACCTGTAAGTGGAGGTATCTACGGTACACCAACACCCTCCCATGGAAGCGGTGGTTACTACAATTCACCTCCAACTCCAAGCAGCGGTGGCTCGCCGGCCATCATCCCCTCTCCGCCCTCCCCCATGGTTGAGTCACCGGTCACACCACCGGGAAGTACTGGAGGTGGCTACGGTACACCAACACCCTCACATGGAAGCGGTGGTTCCTACAACTCACCTCCAACTCCAAGCAGCGGTGGCTCGCCGGCCATCATCCCCTCCGCGCCCTCCCCTGTAGTTGAGTCACCGATCACACCACCTGGAAGTGGAGGTGGCTGCGGTGCACCAACACCCTCACATGGAAGCGGTGGTTACTATAATTCACCTCCAACTCCAAGCAATGATTGCTATAATTCACCTCCATCCTCCCCTACGATCGAGCCGCCTGTCACCCCGACTCCAACCATTCCGGACATCACACCGCCGTCGCCCTTGATCCCGGATCCAAACAGCCATCCATCCTTCACCGGCACTTGCAA CTACTGGAGGACACACCCTGAAGCCATATTGACTGTACTGGGATACTTGGGCAACATCAGCCAGCTCTTTGGGGCGGCATGCGGCTTGGCTTTTGGGAGAGACCTCAGCTTGCCTGAAGCCTTGGCAAACACCAGGGCCGATGGGATCGGCGCCCTCTACCGGGAAGGAACGGCTTCTTTGCTCAACTCTCTTGCTGATAGGAGATTCCCCTTCACCACCCAACAGGTCACGGATGCCTTTGCGGCTGCCGTCACCTCCGACGAGGCTGCGGCAACGCAGGCAGAGCTCTTCAAGCAAGCTAACGAAGGACGTCTCAAGTTTTAG
- the LOC103708613 gene encoding leucine-rich repeat extensin-like protein 3 isoform X2, which yields MESGHLRRSKRIGSISLDGMQENIKCHPTTPCPALPAAFMFMNAILSFQSPLPVCIYRHGHSTASLQDLVSSTFIFVPSFFPLFAARLIEMERESKAKAHLMSFLLAGLVFQTVITPVVSRSLEEFSDQKNYYSTPHNPHKEPTSCSTPSNGGPSTPSHGAGGGHGLPTPSHGSGCGHGSPSPSQGGEGSYGSPPPSQGGGGGGGGGHASPPPSHGSGGSYDTPSPSRGSGGYHNAPPYSGGHSSPAIIPPSSPPMVVPPVTPSPGNGGSFGTPTPRSSGGSPPPFPVVQSPVTPPVSGGIYGTPTPSHGSGGYYNSPPTPSSGGSPAIIPSPPSPMVESPVTPPGSTGGGYGTPTPSHGSGGSYNSPPTPSSGGSPAIIPSAPSPVVESPITPPGSGGGCGAPTPSHGSGGYYNSPPTPSNDCYNSPPSSPTIEPPVTPTPTIPDITPPSPLIPDPNSHPSFTGTCNYWRTHPEAILTVLGYLGNISQLFGAACGLAFGRDLSLPEALANTRADGIGALYREGTASLLNSLADRRFPFTTQQVTDAFAAAVTSDEAAATQAELFKQANEGRLKF from the exons atGGAATCTGGCCACTTAAGGAGGTCCAAGCGGATCGGTAGTATTTCGTTGGATGGTATGCAGGAAAATATTAAATGTCACCCAACAACTCCCTGTCCTGCCCTACCGGCAGCATTTATGTTCATGAATGCAATACTATCCTTCCAATCGCCCCTTCCTGTGTGTATTTATAGGCATGGCCACTCAACCGCGTCGTTGCAGGATCTTGTCTCCAGTACTTTCATTtttgttccttctttcttccctttgtttgcAGCAAGATTGATAGAAATGGAGAGGGAGAGTAAGGCGAAGGCTCATCTCATGAGTTTTCTATTAGCAGGTTTAGTTTTCCAGACTGTGATCACTCCGGTTGTGTCTCGGAGCCTTGAGGAATTCTCAGACCAGAAGAACTACTACTCCACCCCACATA ACCCACATAAGGAACCGACATCATGTTCGACTCCATCAAATGGTGGCCCATCGACTCCCTCTCATGGAGCCGGAGGCGGCCATGGCTTGCCAACACCATCACATGGAAGCGGATGCGGCCATGGGTCACCATCGCCGTCACAAGGAGGTGAAGGCAGCTATGGGTCTCCGCCACCGTCACaaggaggcggaggcggaggcggaggcggccaCGCATCGCCACCGCCATCACATGGAAGCGGAGGTAGCTACGATACACCATCACCTTCGCGTGGGAGTGGCGGCTACCACAATGCGCCACCATACAGTGGCGGCCATTCCTCGCCAGCAATAATTCCTCCTTCGTCTCCCCCTATGGTTGTGCCACCCGTCACCCCATCACCAGGAAATGGAGGGAGCTTTGGTACACCAACACCTCGAAGCAGTGGTGGCTCGCCGCCGCCCTTCCCTGTGGTTCAGTCACCAGTCACACCACCTGTAAGTGGAGGTATCTACGGTACACCAACACCCTCCCATGGAAGCGGTGGTTACTACAATTCACCTCCAACTCCAAGCAGCGGTGGCTCGCCGGCCATCATCCCCTCTCCGCCCTCCCCCATGGTTGAGTCACCGGTCACACCACCGGGAAGTACTGGAGGTGGCTACGGTACACCAACACCCTCACATGGAAGCGGTGGTTCCTACAACTCACCTCCAACTCCAAGCAGCGGTGGCTCGCCGGCCATCATCCCCTCCGCGCCCTCCCCTGTAGTTGAGTCACCGATCACACCACCTGGAAGTGGAGGTGGCTGCGGTGCACCAACACCCTCACATGGAAGCGGTGGTTACTATAATTCACCTCCAACTCCAAGCAATGATTGCTATAATTCACCTCCATCCTCCCCTACGATCGAGCCGCCTGTCACCCCGACTCCAACCATTCCGGACATCACACCGCCGTCGCCCTTGATCCCGGATCCAAACAGCCATCCATCCTTCACCGGCACTTGCAA CTACTGGAGGACACACCCTGAAGCCATATTGACTGTACTGGGATACTTGGGCAACATCAGCCAGCTCTTTGGGGCGGCATGCGGCTTGGCTTTTGGGAGAGACCTCAGCTTGCCTGAAGCCTTGGCAAACACCAGGGCCGATGGGATCGGCGCCCTCTACCGGGAAGGAACGGCTTCTTTGCTCAACTCTCTTGCTGATAGGAGATTCCCCTTCACCACCCAACAGGTCACGGATGCCTTTGCGGCTGCCGTCACCTCCGACGAGGCTGCGGCAACGCAGGCAGAGCTCTTCAAGCAAGCTAACGAAGGACGTCTCAAGTTTTAG